The following proteins are encoded in a genomic region of Chryseobacterium cucumeris:
- a CDS encoding CocE/NonD family hydrolase, whose translation MKFKILLALCFVNIMQAQKFYFPRTAATDSTMLEKQIPELALKVITEYQSPKNKPKYTLTFLDNQFRLQLAAKDYKNSIASLTDYRKEYADHNMAGNKYLAFEIYSMARLMEKDKKISFSNALQTAFTTKYESLSEPLTTKVGPTLDIDSDVKDHKKRLNATLDKQKDKDSIDYASALALCKNYVNYKTYSSIKPQIMQLFKVKEQEKFIIETKILTLKKGTKLTITIVRKKENTSPLPVILTNNIYAGEFLDAAIGKRAAVYNYVGAVVNTRGKRDSNDPNHPFEDEAQDLYEVIDWVSKQPWSNGKVGMIGGSYLGFSQWAAAKKLHPALKTIVPQVSVGIGIDYPSQNNVFKGYMLQWIHYVTNNKLTDEASFNNDTKWDSINTAWYKSGRSFRALDSLSGKPNTIFQRWLDHPGYDKYWQNMVPYKKEFAKINIPVLTTTGYYDADQIGALYYYKEHHKYNKNPNHYLVIGPYDHAAAQSYGYNYVYVFGYGNLLIDPVARISIDQLAFSWFDYILKDGKKPELLKDKVNFQIMNSNTWKHVPTLDKMHSSSLKFYLQDRKNGSSVFEKPGTEQFTQQTIDFKDRNPKYLYHTVSKQDSVYVTNSIYFESEILEKDITISGNLSGIFNVSINKKDFDPKTLLYQVQPDGKIFLLSTHLTRASYAKNNSKRHLLKPGKKEQIPIKNSFFISKKIEKGSKLVLLVGVNKNKNWQVNYGTGKNVSDETIKDAGEPLEIKWYNDSYVEIPIYKE comes from the coding sequence ATGAAATTTAAGATACTTTTAGCATTATGTTTTGTCAATATAATGCAGGCTCAGAAATTTTACTTTCCGAGGACAGCGGCAACAGATTCTACAATGTTGGAAAAACAAATCCCGGAACTGGCTTTAAAGGTGATTACTGAATATCAGTCTCCTAAAAACAAACCGAAGTATACGCTCACGTTTTTAGACAATCAGTTTCGTTTACAGCTCGCTGCAAAAGATTATAAAAACTCCATTGCAAGTTTAACGGATTACCGTAAGGAATATGCAGACCATAATATGGCAGGGAACAAATATCTTGCTTTTGAAATCTACAGCATGGCAAGACTGATGGAAAAGGATAAAAAAATTTCGTTTTCCAATGCTCTTCAAACCGCCTTTACTACAAAATATGAAAGTTTATCCGAACCGCTGACCACCAAAGTAGGGCCCACCCTGGATATTGATTCAGATGTAAAGGACCATAAAAAGAGATTGAATGCAACACTTGACAAACAAAAAGATAAGGACAGCATAGACTATGCTTCCGCTCTGGCTTTATGTAAGAACTATGTCAATTATAAGACTTACTCAAGCATCAAGCCTCAGATTATGCAGCTGTTCAAAGTAAAGGAGCAGGAAAAATTCATCATTGAAACCAAAATCCTTACTTTAAAAAAAGGAACAAAACTTACCATTACGATTGTACGAAAAAAAGAAAACACTTCTCCTCTTCCCGTTATACTTACCAATAATATTTATGCCGGGGAATTTTTAGATGCAGCGATAGGGAAAAGAGCAGCAGTTTACAATTACGTAGGAGCCGTGGTTAACACCCGTGGAAAAAGAGACAGCAATGACCCCAATCATCCATTTGAAGACGAAGCTCAGGATCTTTATGAAGTCATCGACTGGGTCAGCAAGCAACCGTGGAGCAATGGTAAAGTAGGAATGATAGGCGGAAGTTATTTAGGATTCAGCCAATGGGCAGCTGCCAAAAAACTGCACCCGGCTTTGAAAACCATTGTACCTCAGGTTTCGGTAGGGATAGGAATAGATTATCCTTCTCAGAATAATGTCTTCAAGGGTTATATGCTCCAGTGGATTCACTATGTCACCAATAATAAGCTGACTGATGAAGCAAGCTTTAATAATGATACAAAATGGGATTCCATCAATACAGCATGGTACAAAAGCGGCAGATCATTCAGAGCCCTTGATTCTTTAAGCGGGAAGCCCAATACAATATTCCAAAGATGGCTGGATCATCCCGGTTATGATAAATACTGGCAAAACATGGTCCCTTACAAAAAAGAATTTGCCAAAATAAACATTCCTGTTTTAACAACTACAGGTTATTATGATGCTGATCAGATCGGAGCATTGTATTATTATAAAGAACATCACAAATACAACAAAAACCCTAACCATTATTTAGTGATAGGACCTTATGATCATGCAGCAGCTCAAAGTTATGGATACAATTATGTTTATGTTTTCGGTTATGGAAATCTACTCATAGATCCTGTAGCCAGAATAAGTATTGATCAACTTGCTTTTTCATGGTTTGATTATATTCTGAAGGATGGCAAAAAACCGGAACTTCTGAAAGATAAAGTCAATTTTCAGATCATGAACAGTAATACATGGAAACATGTTCCTACTCTTGATAAAATGCACTCATCTTCTCTTAAATTTTATCTTCAGGACCGTAAAAACGGTTCTTCAGTTTTTGAGAAACCCGGAACTGAACAATTTACCCAACAGACCATTGACTTTAAAGACAGAAATCCGAAATATCTTTATCATACAGTAAGCAAACAGGATAGTGTGTATGTAACCAATTCTATTTATTTTGAAAGTGAAATTCTGGAAAAGGATATTACAATAAGCGGAAATTTATCCGGAATATTCAACGTTTCCATCAACAAAAAGGATTTTGATCCCAAAACCCTATTATATCAGGTACAGCCTGATGGTAAGATATTTTTACTATCTACACACCTTACCCGAGCCAGCTATGCAAAAAACAATTCCAAACGTCATCTGCTTAAACCTGGCAAAAAGGAGCAGATCCCAATCAAAAACTCATTTTTCATCAGCAAAAAAATAGAAAAAGGAAGTAAACTGGTCTTACTGGTAGGAGTTAATAAAAATAAGAACTGGCAGGTCAATTATGGCACAGGAAAAAATGTAAGTGATGAAACTATAAAAGATGCAGGTGAGCCTTTGGAAATAAAATGGTACAACGACAGTTATGTGGAAATTCCCATTTATAAAGAGTAA
- a CDS encoding CocE/NonD family hydrolase — protein sequence MKFKILLALIFVNLLQAQKFYFPKTAVNDSVILEKQIPGLAQQVIPLLQSAKYKPENTVDLMDNLFRLQLVAHDYKNSLASLFENRKLFADHNMGDYRYIGFELYALAKMEQEENNTSFSNALQKVFNQKYESLPEKLIPRLELALNGDVNASRKLLKNFLDKQKDKDSIDYKTALALCKNYLNYKTYSSIKPQVMQLLVSKDKERFIIETKDLKINGNTLSVTIVRRKENTSPLPVILTNNIYAGPIDGFFGKRAATYNYVGVVVNTRGKRNSNDVNNPFEHESQDIYEVIDWVSKQPWCNGKVGMIGGSYLGFSQWAAVKKVHPALKTIVPQVAVGIGIDYPAQNNIFMSYMLQWIQYVTNNKFTDEADFTNAVKWDSIFTKWYKSGKSFRSLDKISGKPSKIFQRWLDHPGYDEYWQKMIPYKEDFSKINIPVLTTTGYYDDDQIGALYYFKQHHQYNKNADHYLVIGPYNHGGAQSFGFTYVNGSPIDPVARISIDDLAFSWFDYILKGGKKPELLKDRINFQVMNTNTWKHVADLDKMHNSSLKFYLQDKKNTSSVFNKPETRNFTTQIIDFKNRDQKDIYYKVSKKDSIKMTNSVAFESEILDKDMIMSGNLSGVFNVSINKKDFDTDTYLYQISPDGKSYLLSTHIVRASYAKNNQKRQLLEPGKTEQIPINNSYVMSKKIEKGSKLLLLVGVNKNPNWQINYGSGKDVSEETIKDSGEPLEIKWYNDSYVEVPVYKD from the coding sequence ATGAAATTTAAGATTCTTTTAGCATTAATTTTTGTAAACCTCCTGCAGGCACAAAAGTTTTATTTTCCAAAGACAGCTGTAAATGACTCTGTTATATTGGAAAAACAGATTCCAGGACTTGCGCAACAAGTGATTCCCCTCCTTCAGTCTGCAAAGTATAAACCTGAAAATACGGTTGACCTTATGGATAATCTTTTCCGCTTGCAGCTGGTGGCTCATGATTATAAAAATTCATTGGCCTCCCTTTTCGAAAACCGTAAGCTCTTTGCGGATCACAATATGGGAGACTACAGATACATCGGATTTGAACTGTATGCCCTTGCAAAAATGGAGCAAGAAGAAAACAATACCTCATTTTCCAATGCCCTTCAAAAAGTATTTAATCAAAAATACGAAAGCCTTCCGGAAAAACTGATTCCAAGACTGGAACTCGCTCTTAACGGAGATGTGAACGCATCCAGAAAACTGTTGAAGAATTTCCTTGATAAACAAAAAGATAAGGACAGCATCGATTACAAAACGGCACTGGCTCTATGTAAAAATTATCTGAATTATAAAACCTACTCCAGCATCAAACCTCAGGTCATGCAGCTGCTGGTTTCAAAAGACAAGGAAAGATTCATTATTGAAACGAAAGATCTTAAGATCAATGGAAATACCTTATCAGTCACTATTGTTCGCAGAAAGGAAAACACATCTCCACTTCCTGTTATTTTAACCAATAATATCTATGCTGGTCCCATTGATGGTTTCTTTGGAAAGAGAGCCGCTACATACAATTACGTAGGGGTTGTTGTGAATACGAGAGGCAAGAGAAACAGCAATGATGTGAACAATCCTTTTGAGCATGAATCGCAAGATATTTATGAAGTGATAGACTGGGTCAGCAAACAGCCCTGGTGCAACGGGAAAGTAGGAATGATCGGAGGAAGTTATTTAGGCTTCAGCCAGTGGGCAGCCGTAAAAAAAGTGCATCCGGCATTAAAGACGATTGTTCCTCAGGTTGCCGTAGGAATCGGGATTGATTATCCGGCTCAGAATAATATCTTTATGAGCTATATGCTGCAGTGGATACAATATGTGACCAATAACAAATTTACAGATGAAGCAGATTTTACCAATGCTGTAAAATGGGATTCTATTTTTACAAAATGGTACAAAAGCGGGAAATCATTCAGGTCGTTAGATAAAATAAGCGGGAAACCCAGCAAAATATTCCAGCGATGGCTGGATCATCCGGGATATGATGAGTACTGGCAGAAAATGATTCCTTACAAAGAAGATTTTTCTAAAATTAACATTCCTGTTCTTACCACGACAGGATATTATGATGATGATCAGATTGGCGCACTGTATTATTTTAAACAGCATCATCAATACAATAAAAACGCAGATCATTATCTGGTAATAGGCCCTTATAACCACGGCGGTGCACAAAGTTTCGGATTTACTTACGTGAATGGCAGTCCTATTGATCCGGTGGCCAGAATAAGCATCGATGATCTTGCTTTCTCATGGTTTGATTATATTCTTAAAGGAGGAAAAAAACCTGAACTACTGAAAGACAGAATTAATTTTCAGGTCATGAATACGAATACATGGAAACATGTTGCTGATCTTGACAAAATGCATAATTCTTCTTTGAAATTCTACCTTCAGGACAAAAAAAATACGTCTTCAGTCTTTAATAAACCTGAAACCAGAAATTTTACAACTCAAATTATTGATTTTAAAAACAGGGATCAGAAAGACATTTATTACAAGGTCAGCAAAAAAGACAGTATCAAAATGACTAATTCTGTCGCTTTTGAAAGTGAAATTCTTGACAAGGATATGATCATGAGTGGAAACCTGTCAGGAGTTTTCAATGTTTCGATCAATAAAAAAGATTTTGATACGGATACCTATCTGTACCAGATTTCTCCTGATGGAAAATCCTATTTACTATCCACTCATATCGTGAGAGCCAGCTATGCAAAAAACAATCAAAAACGACAGCTTCTTGAACCGGGCAAGACAGAACAGATTCCCATTAACAACTCGTATGTTATGAGTAAAAAGATAGAGAAAGGAAGCAAACTCCTTTTGTTGGTCGGAGTCAATAAAAATCCTAACTGGCAGATTAATTATGGATCTGGCAAAGACGTAAGTGAAGAAACGATAAAGGATTCAGGGGAACCGCTGGAAATAAAATGGTACAATGACAGTTATGTGGAAGTCCCTGTTTATAAAGATTAA
- a CDS encoding tetratricopeptide repeat protein, which translates to MKSKKILLAAAVIYFGISDAQQSQYFTQKENYRFNLAENLYQTKIYNASQYEYARQYFYNQNLSRSKKEGAQFFDNVIGVILQKNHAEEGLTAFMKEYPNSAYFAQANLPLADYYLAKKDFDKALETLKKVNQYQLSKEENTEYILKLGYAKFMTGDSKGATDALEEAYKSADQSQKGDIAYMLGHLYYSNRQNDKAFQYFDSIKDQDKFSKLVRPYYVQMYYNDKNYDQAITEGTALLNENISDSYKAEVHKIIGESYFMKNDYTSAYPHLKDYLSVQQNPSENDLYEMGFVAAQLKKYDEAVSYYNQLLNSNSALAQNAYYQLGNAYLAVDKKQEALSAFRSSYQMDYDAKVKKLAHEQYAKLSYDIGNPFESPSAVIQSYINENQNGANAAEMRSLLVKSYLYSGNYKETLNAIDRLQSSTPEINKVDQEVSYLLGTEEFNKGNYDEAEKYFLRSLGFNINKEFNSRALYWLAQVYYQKGNYPSAIVRYEKLLTENFPEKQQLPYDLGYAYFKSKKFDQAATYFKQYLANPKPEFKNDAELRLADIHYANNDLNEAIAIYDKNEDATDYTLYQKAMALGFKGDTQAKINNLKNLLSKYPDSEYYDDAQYEIGTAYAAQDDFANSNDYFGKVIKGSSDKDLIANASIYRAQNYIDQNQNDKALSELKSLGEQYKNTAYAQKVVQAAKPIFTKNGDVSGYETFARNIGVNVDAAEIDEINLSTGKQLFAKKDYKNAISYYEKYLTQNPTGEGLYQAKYELGESYYQTNNSTKALLVLQEVAGIQNDYQDDAQTRLAQIFLAQGNTAEAKKYLEGIKNSSNISIKNYANVELMKLYAEENNFLEAEKLANAVIANSKNSAAVIETAKVIKARSLMNSGKDKDAQAAYSSLEKSSNTSVAAEALYAKAYYQNKGKAFKFSNETIFKLANNYASEEFWGAKALVLMAKNYIGLKDNYQASYTCDQIIANYKDFPEIVAEAKEVKKQIKK; encoded by the coding sequence ATGAAATCAAAAAAAATACTTTTAGCGGCTGCGGTCATCTATTTCGGAATCTCCGATGCTCAACAGTCCCAATATTTTACCCAGAAAGAAAATTACAGGTTCAATCTAGCCGAAAATCTTTATCAGACCAAAATATACAACGCTTCCCAGTACGAATATGCAAGACAATATTTCTACAATCAGAATTTGTCCCGTTCGAAAAAGGAAGGCGCTCAGTTTTTTGATAATGTGATCGGTGTGATTCTTCAGAAAAATCATGCTGAAGAAGGGTTAACGGCTTTCATGAAAGAATATCCTAATTCTGCTTATTTTGCTCAGGCTAATCTTCCACTGGCAGATTACTATTTAGCAAAAAAAGATTTCGATAAAGCGCTGGAGACTTTGAAAAAAGTAAACCAGTATCAGCTTTCGAAAGAGGAGAATACCGAGTATATTCTGAAGCTTGGATATGCAAAATTCATGACGGGTGATTCCAAGGGAGCTACTGATGCCCTTGAAGAAGCTTATAAATCAGCAGATCAGTCCCAAAAAGGAGATATTGCTTATATGCTTGGGCATTTGTATTACAGCAACAGACAGAATGATAAAGCTTTCCAGTATTTTGATTCGATAAAGGATCAGGATAAGTTCTCCAAACTGGTACGTCCTTATTATGTACAGATGTATTATAATGATAAGAACTACGATCAGGCTATTACAGAAGGAACAGCTTTGTTGAACGAAAATATTTCAGATTCTTATAAAGCAGAAGTTCATAAGATCATTGGGGAGAGTTATTTCATGAAGAATGATTACACTTCTGCCTATCCGCATTTAAAAGATTATCTGAGTGTACAGCAGAATCCATCCGAAAACGATTTGTATGAGATGGGATTTGTGGCTGCACAGCTGAAGAAATATGATGAAGCGGTTTCTTATTACAACCAGCTTCTGAACAGTAATTCTGCTTTAGCTCAAAATGCTTATTACCAGTTAGGAAATGCTTATCTGGCCGTAGATAAAAAACAGGAGGCTCTTTCTGCATTTCGTTCTTCTTATCAGATGGATTATGATGCGAAAGTGAAAAAACTGGCTCATGAGCAGTACGCTAAATTAAGTTACGATATCGGTAACCCGTTTGAAAGTCCTTCGGCGGTAATTCAAAGTTATATCAACGAAAATCAGAACGGAGCCAATGCCGCAGAAATGAGGTCATTATTGGTGAAATCTTATCTGTATTCCGGAAACTATAAAGAAACGCTGAATGCGATTGACAGATTACAGAGTTCAACTCCTGAGATCAACAAAGTAGACCAGGAGGTTTCTTATCTATTAGGAACGGAGGAATTCAACAAAGGAAACTATGACGAAGCTGAGAAATATTTCTTAAGAAGTCTTGGTTTTAATATTAATAAAGAATTCAACAGCAGAGCTTTGTACTGGCTGGCACAGGTGTATTACCAAAAAGGAAATTATCCTTCTGCCATTGTACGTTATGAAAAGCTTCTTACTGAAAACTTCCCTGAAAAACAGCAGCTGCCTTATGATTTGGGATATGCCTATTTTAAATCTAAGAAATTTGATCAGGCGGCTACTTATTTCAAACAATATCTTGCCAATCCGAAACCGGAGTTTAAAAATGACGCAGAACTTCGTCTTGCAGATATCCATTATGCCAACAATGATCTGAACGAAGCCATTGCTATCTATGATAAAAACGAAGATGCTACGGATTATACTTTGTATCAAAAAGCAATGGCTCTGGGATTCAAAGGAGATACACAGGCGAAGATTAACAACCTTAAAAACCTTTTATCAAAATATCCGGATTCCGAATATTATGATGATGCTCAATACGAAATAGGAACAGCCTACGCTGCTCAGGATGATTTTGCCAACTCTAATGATTATTTCGGAAAAGTAATTAAAGGTTCTTCCGACAAAGATCTGATTGCGAATGCTTCTATCTATAGAGCGCAGAATTACATCGATCAAAACCAGAATGATAAAGCACTTTCCGAATTGAAATCTCTGGGTGAGCAGTATAAAAATACGGCCTATGCTCAGAAAGTAGTTCAGGCTGCAAAACCTATCTTTACGAAAAACGGAGATGTTTCAGGATATGAAACTTTCGCAAGAAATATTGGAGTAAATGTAGATGCTGCTGAAATTGATGAGATCAACTTATCTACAGGGAAGCAGTTGTTCGCGAAGAAAGATTATAAGAATGCAATTTCTTACTACGAAAAGTATCTGACACAGAACCCGACAGGGGAAGGATTGTACCAGGCTAAGTACGAATTAGGAGAAAGTTATTATCAGACTAACAATTCAACCAAAGCTTTACTTGTGCTTCAGGAAGTTGCTGGAATTCAGAATGATTACCAGGATGATGCGCAAACTCGTTTAGCTCAGATCTTCCTTGCACAGGGGAATACTGCTGAAGCTAAAAAGTACCTTGAAGGCATCAAAAATTCTTCCAACATCAGCATTAAAAACTATGCAAATGTGGAATTGATGAAACTGTATGCGGAAGAAAACAATTTCTTAGAAGCTGAAAAATTAGCCAATGCAGTAATCGCCAATTCTAAAAACTCGGCAGCCGTTATTGAAACTGCGAAAGTGATTAAAGCAAGAAGCCTGATGAACTCAGGAAAAGACAAAGATGCACAGGCTGCCTATTCTTCTCTTGAAAAATCATCGAATACTTCGGTAGCTGCGGAAGCTTTATATGCAAAAGCCTATTATCAGAACAAAGGAAAAGCTTTCAAGTTTTCTAATGAGACGATCTTTAAGCTTGCCAATAATTATGCATCAGAAGAATTCTGGGGAGCAAAAGCTTTGGTATTGATGGCTAAAAACTATATCGGCCTGAAAGATAACTACCAGGCAAGTTATACCTGTGATCAGATCATTGCAAACTATAAGGATTTCCCTGAAATTGTTGCAGAAGCAAAAGAAGTTAAAAAACAGATTAAGAAATAG
- a CDS encoding TonB-dependent receptor: MNKKIQLLSILFLGVSSVAFSQIKEEKLVLNKKREPEVKKIEKKKTSVETIKNYPPEEKSQTPVKYTITDVPAVSDFKTSTIQGEDVAPKFDGTAQNNYFQFGMGNYGKILVDGNVSKTLENKLEVGADVHVLSTNGLKKDYDWKSGQTSANIAAFLNSYGEKGKFNLNAEYGLDSYNYYGIYAMQPTGELDLKQKVNQFKVNGYYDFYSNEILNDVRVKSSFLKDHFDAQENQVSILANFSKHAVELGKSGINLNADLGVGLDAVKTDFAIRDKNSANFFNTSLTPKVTFRKGDSYLTLGSSFSFLNAKNSNDQLEQQKNNKTYWFPQAEFQFAAANEFKFYGGVDGGLKLNTYGDMLQTNPFILSDQFLKPTETKYRFYVGLRGDIDETLKYDFSAGYGKMRDIMFFKANDLFDNNSVNRSAYNFANTFSAVYDDGNVSDIKGSVQYFPLANLILDGELRFTKYDLKAYDNIYNVPLFNASIGAKYTMLDKKLLLGFKGIFASDRTTNSYAIEGIGDPNIIYQSTENTNDKVGGYADLNLSAEYKIHKNFSIFALGNNLLSSKYQTYKGYKVLGAQILGGVKITF; this comes from the coding sequence ATGAACAAGAAAATTCAATTATTATCCATATTATTTTTAGGGGTTTCGTCGGTGGCGTTTTCCCAGATCAAGGAGGAAAAGCTGGTTCTTAACAAAAAAAGAGAACCGGAAGTGAAGAAGATCGAGAAGAAGAAAACTTCTGTGGAAACCATTAAAAATTATCCGCCGGAAGAGAAATCGCAGACACCTGTGAAATATACCATCACAGATGTTCCTGCTGTTTCAGATTTCAAAACTTCAACGATTCAGGGGGAGGACGTAGCTCCGAAATTTGACGGGACCGCTCAGAATAACTATTTCCAGTTCGGAATGGGTAACTACGGGAAAATCCTGGTAGATGGAAACGTTTCAAAAACTCTTGAAAATAAGCTTGAAGTAGGTGCAGATGTTCATGTTCTTTCCACCAATGGTCTTAAAAAAGATTATGACTGGAAATCCGGGCAGACTTCAGCGAATATCGCCGCTTTCCTCAACTCTTACGGTGAAAAAGGAAAGTTCAACCTTAATGCTGAATATGGCTTAGATAGCTATAATTATTATGGGATCTACGCTATGCAGCCTACCGGAGAGCTTGATCTGAAACAAAAAGTAAATCAGTTTAAAGTAAACGGGTATTACGATTTTTATTCCAACGAAATCTTAAATGATGTAAGGGTAAAATCATCATTCCTGAAGGATCATTTTGATGCTCAGGAAAATCAGGTGTCTATTCTTGCCAATTTCTCCAAACATGCTGTTGAATTAGGTAAATCAGGAATCAACCTGAATGCTGACCTTGGAGTAGGATTGGATGCGGTAAAGACAGATTTTGCCATCAGGGATAAAAACTCTGCTAACTTCTTCAATACCAGCCTGACTCCGAAAGTAACTTTCAGAAAAGGAGACTCTTATTTGACGTTAGGATCTTCATTCTCTTTCCTGAATGCTAAAAATTCCAACGATCAGCTAGAGCAGCAAAAAAATAATAAAACCTATTGGTTCCCACAGGCAGAGTTTCAGTTTGCCGCTGCTAATGAATTTAAATTCTACGGAGGGGTAGACGGTGGTTTGAAACTGAATACATACGGAGATATGTTACAGACGAATCCATTTATCCTTTCTGACCAGTTTTTAAAGCCCACAGAGACTAAATATCGTTTTTATGTAGGATTGAGAGGGGACATTGACGAAACGCTGAAATACGACTTCTCTGCGGGTTATGGAAAAATGAGAGATATTATGTTCTTTAAGGCCAATGATCTTTTCGATAACAACTCTGTTAATCGTTCTGCCTACAATTTTGCCAATACATTCTCTGCAGTGTATGATGACGGAAATGTAAGCGATATTAAGGGTAGTGTGCAGTATTTCCCATTGGCTAACCTTATTTTAGACGGAGAATTGAGGTTTACCAAGTACGATCTTAAGGCTTACGACAACATTTATAACGTTCCTTTGTTCAATGCGAGCATCGGGGCAAAATATACGATGCTTGACAAGAAGTTATTACTTGGATTCAAAGGAATCTTTGCAAGTGACAGAACTACAAACTCTTATGCGATAGAAGGTATAGGTGATCCTAACATAATTTACCAGTCTACAGAGAATACAAATGATAAAGTTGGAGGGTATGCTGATTTAAATCTTTCCGCAGAGTATAAAATTCACAAAAATTTCAGTATTTTCGCACTCGGAAATAATCTTCTGAGCTCAAAATACCAGACGTACAAGGGATATAAAGTCCTGGGTGCGCAGATTCTGGGAGGCGTGAAAATTACTTTCTAA
- a CDS encoding RadC family protein has translation MKFNIVNEIKLTYSREGNAEKLITNSDDAVEVFRAHFDNSQIDYRESFYALYLNHAHNVLGIKKISESGISATLVDIRIIMQAALLCNASSIIVAHNHPSGSLKPSSEDLKMTGKIRNASEFLNIQLLDHCILTSTEYLSFADEGLL, from the coding sequence ATGAAGTTTAATATTGTCAATGAAATTAAATTAACCTATTCAAGAGAAGGGAATGCCGAAAAACTGATAACAAATTCAGATGATGCGGTTGAAGTATTCAGAGCACATTTTGATAATAGCCAAATTGACTATAGAGAATCATTTTATGCACTCTATTTGAATCATGCACATAACGTTTTAGGAATAAAGAAAATTTCGGAATCTGGAATTTCTGCAACACTGGTGGATATTAGAATTATTATGCAGGCCGCCTTATTGTGTAATGCGTCATCTATTATTGTAGCACATAACCATCCATCGGGAAGTTTAAAACCGTCATCTGAGGATCTGAAAATGACCGGTAAAATCAGGAATGCCTCTGAATTTTTAAATATTCAACTGCTGGATCATTGTATTTTAACATCTACAGAATACTTATCATTTGCCGATGAAGGTTTACTGTGA
- a CDS encoding helix-turn-helix domain-containing protein: protein MKYYPIPEALMNYVESIWSFESPEQMEADEQASIIPSGRWIVIWNYSGEYEHVIQNQSYHHSTFDLHLVGQHHTKIVLKGNVPVHSIGINFKPYGYYSIAGSELANYLSKVVSISKRKLDGSEVLTDFSGNIQESVTQLTELLTERIRFEPDSRVVHITEQINAHKGNILIKDLFAGINTSQRHLNKLFKLQTGITPKEYASIVRFQEIFNRYIRNKKPENKNELYDLFYDESHFLQSFRKVLTLQPNVFLKKNNKLGNEFIKK, encoded by the coding sequence ATGAAATATTATCCAATACCAGAAGCTTTAATGAATTATGTTGAATCTATCTGGTCATTTGAAAGCCCGGAGCAGATGGAAGCTGATGAACAAGCTTCTATTATTCCGTCAGGCCGCTGGATCGTCATATGGAATTATAGCGGGGAATATGAACATGTTATTCAAAATCAATCTTATCATCATTCGACATTTGATCTTCATTTGGTTGGACAGCACCATACTAAAATTGTGCTCAAAGGTAATGTTCCCGTACATTCCATCGGTATCAATTTCAAGCCATACGGTTATTATTCAATAGCAGGGAGCGAACTTGCAAATTATCTCAGCAAAGTGGTTTCCATCTCAAAAAGAAAGCTTGACGGCTCTGAAGTTTTGACAGATTTTTCAGGAAACATTCAGGAATCAGTAACTCAACTTACTGAACTGCTTACAGAAAGGATAAGGTTTGAACCAGATAGCCGTGTTGTCCATATTACGGAACAAATAAATGCTCACAAGGGCAATATTTTAATTAAAGATCTTTTTGCAGGAATTAATACTTCGCAACGCCACCTTAACAAACTCTTTAAATTGCAGACCGGAATTACCCCCAAGGAATATGCCTCAATAGTACGTTTTCAGGAGATATTTAACCGTTACATAAGAAATAAAAAACCAGAGAATAAAAATGAACTGTACGATCTTTTTTATGATGAATCCCATTTTTTGCAGAGCTTCCGTAAAGTCTTAACATTACAACCGAATGTATTTCTGAAAAAAAACAATAAACTGGGAAACGAGTTTATTAAAAAATAA
- a CDS encoding helix-turn-helix domain-containing protein, whose amino-acid sequence MVPLTRQQIANLTGLRVETVIRSIKKMEREHILKLIGRKILY is encoded by the coding sequence ATGGTTCCCCTAACAAGGCAACAGATTGCTAATCTCACAGGGCTACGGGTGGAGACTGTAATCCGTTCTATTAAAAAGATGGAACGGGAACATATTCTAAAGCTTATAGGACGAAAAATATTATATTAG
- a CDS encoding DUF3606 domain-containing protein — translation MADNKSKRGSSDRNKVSGSENYEIQYFKEKMGVTSQAVTGAIRATGSNDRKILEKYLKEKHRK, via the coding sequence ATGGCAGACAATAAATCCAAAAGAGGTTCATCTGACCGAAATAAAGTCAGCGGATCGGAAAATTACGAAATCCAATATTTTAAGGAAAAAATGGGAGTGACATCTCAGGCTGTAACAGGAGCGATAAGGGCAACCGGATCGAATGACCGTAAAATACTTGAAAAATATCTCAAGGAAAAACATAGAAAGTAA